From a single Novipirellula caenicola genomic region:
- a CDS encoding DUF4332 domain-containing protein, with protein MLLERIDIDAHGPLNRVELGPFSEHLNVVFGPEGSGKTAIARFVRDSILDREYPLGMMSSSSGRVVWADRNGLLHCRREQDGSKQGRRSIEFESRGGSSYDSYLHDHPWLGSVVDGGPQHPASLHGVESAATRAVHSIQLPEAIIDAVITDTAITQVARVVSACIRCGLDSPQTYRSLPFQNAHLDHPTAAAGYDRFDAPPMPANDRQARSLRAQLADVELELSRLEPTPLQEESLLARRDELTQQLNRRSTRTATAAPRHDREHIERRLADMHDRATHLRARQNELRRWVADLDSQLHANNVNPTDSVTDNYKQHWAMRDETLRRQLDDLDAQMIRWRRALLEVRGLRDAILATRQHLRSTGHAYATDFGPRDEAILRRRRLDGFLDAIDRFDPSRGWNEFYSDAYYADDLHHASRVRSEADVRYSRSGRAIDPIHSLDELDQRVESATRQIDWLLQRYASNEHVDHQWYQQAGESSAFGGTTLEETLRTIRNDLVHASRHAVNQKWDSLHGHAVPSATLSPATADDLRELDRSEKWLVNAIDQMMQHREWMLNRYTPSEMKETQDWARHRELLQWRYQNERAERVAELDRTSRELESCLADVARLRRHAQESIAADAARQAERQDAIAREAIVQELRILDSKLARLSRVRWLRSRAKELRDQLRAMRTPVQTASPLAQTASRWLVRLSGGRLRSVSWQTERISQPLLNDPVAPPSQSAATVHDITRVFIDGRDESRCSNTQRALTVIAVRMAAGELLARLGKPVPVVLEIPRSLPAYVNHSIDGDRPAATADTSFYHHSHDGRLNHPIAAALRDYAGAGRQIVLLTSDQNLTDELARVGGRCFALRADRVVHAHRPLWKPHYATEQYIGPHPHTYGDHLVGEHPSYQTDDYRVNDINRDLDMAWRETYGASVNAEAAAPSHHRAANQFYGSHPVRTDAARDGAMFRDGYYYADTYTTSAPHSIDATVVPRRNSVPQDRIVTDRGQLNVMRHGESSDPAFFLTVDSPIDQAPSIDAVAAARLRGLMVTHITHLMQQDPNRLSDALGLASVDASTIRRWQSECRLVCRVPKLRGFDARVLVGCGVTDPAQLASIHPTDLLQRVEDFLATEQGQKVLLSGSSRELSRITSWIAAANSWGPEKGPRYVDGRAIRKTNRQSRRTSDRSQFSDHQGLGYDDLDDAEVRYGIVTINGYRRDHDGLRVARDRSARSDSARSDSARSDSTRSSSARSSSRRSSSMRSGTTRSLRRGRTTESNRRRYSESNDDRSSRLAGLSARSGNRETRQADSNEESNYRDSRNRDGYNSDQTTHGESSQSSRGERSRRRRSNRDGSTSKRDVVRLSDREAQPESRSFDRSDREPRESRELRESHERRESRSMRDRSETRAVKSREPRDTESELRFYLQRDSPVVDAPSIGPRMADRLSKIGIHTVDDLLNADPDRVADKLGNRRIDGDIVLAWQQQATLVCRIPMLRGHDAQLLVAAEITSPEELADQEVEELFGRVDPISRSREGKRIIRGGKLPDKEEVGEWIRNAKVNRELLVA; from the coding sequence TAGAACGAATCGATATTGATGCACACGGTCCGCTAAATCGTGTCGAACTTGGCCCGTTCTCGGAACATCTGAACGTCGTCTTTGGCCCCGAAGGCTCTGGCAAAACCGCGATCGCACGCTTCGTTCGCGACTCGATCCTCGACCGCGAATACCCGCTCGGCATGATGAGTTCCTCTTCGGGACGCGTCGTGTGGGCCGATCGCAATGGGCTGCTGCATTGCCGCCGCGAACAAGATGGTTCCAAACAGGGTCGCCGTTCGATCGAATTCGAATCGCGAGGCGGTTCGTCGTATGACAGCTACCTCCATGATCATCCATGGCTCGGATCGGTTGTTGATGGCGGTCCACAGCATCCCGCATCGCTGCATGGCGTGGAATCCGCTGCCACCCGCGCCGTCCATTCGATCCAGCTTCCCGAGGCCATCATTGACGCCGTGATCACCGACACTGCGATCACTCAAGTCGCTCGCGTGGTATCGGCTTGCATTCGCTGTGGGCTCGATTCACCACAAACCTATCGCTCACTGCCGTTTCAAAACGCTCACCTTGACCATCCCACCGCCGCCGCTGGGTATGACCGATTCGACGCACCGCCGATGCCGGCAAATGATCGCCAAGCTCGCTCACTGCGTGCTCAATTGGCCGATGTGGAATTGGAACTATCCCGTTTGGAACCCACACCGCTGCAAGAAGAATCGTTGTTGGCGCGTCGCGATGAATTGACTCAACAACTCAACCGCCGAAGCACTCGCACCGCGACGGCAGCCCCCCGTCACGATCGCGAACACATTGAACGACGTTTGGCCGACATGCACGATCGCGCTACTCATCTGCGAGCTCGTCAAAACGAGCTTCGTCGCTGGGTTGCCGATCTTGATTCGCAGCTGCACGCCAACAACGTGAATCCGACCGATTCCGTGACCGACAACTACAAACAACATTGGGCGATGCGTGACGAAACGCTTCGTCGCCAATTGGATGATCTTGATGCCCAAATGATCCGTTGGCGTCGTGCACTATTGGAAGTCCGCGGTCTCCGCGACGCAATTTTGGCGACGCGGCAACACCTGCGATCAACCGGCCACGCCTACGCAACGGACTTCGGTCCTCGAGACGAAGCGATCCTGCGACGCCGTCGGTTGGACGGTTTTCTCGATGCGATCGATCGCTTTGATCCGTCGCGTGGATGGAACGAATTCTATAGCGACGCGTATTATGCTGACGATCTGCACCACGCTTCGCGTGTTCGCAGTGAAGCGGACGTCCGTTACTCGCGCAGCGGCCGAGCGATCGATCCGATCCACTCACTCGACGAACTCGATCAACGCGTCGAATCCGCGACGCGTCAAATCGATTGGTTGCTGCAACGATATGCCAGCAACGAGCACGTTGATCATCAATGGTACCAGCAGGCGGGCGAATCGTCAGCGTTTGGCGGAACCACGCTCGAAGAAACGCTGCGTACGATCCGCAATGACTTGGTTCATGCTTCACGTCACGCTGTGAATCAGAAATGGGACTCGCTGCATGGTCACGCCGTGCCGTCGGCGACGCTCAGCCCAGCGACGGCCGACGATCTTCGCGAACTCGACCGTAGCGAAAAGTGGTTGGTCAACGCGATCGACCAAATGATGCAACATCGCGAATGGATGTTGAACCGCTACACTCCGTCGGAGATGAAAGAGACTCAGGATTGGGCGCGCCACCGAGAATTGTTACAATGGCGTTATCAAAACGAGCGTGCGGAGCGTGTCGCTGAACTGGACCGCACCTCGCGTGAACTCGAATCCTGTTTGGCCGACGTGGCTCGTCTGCGTCGTCATGCCCAAGAATCCATCGCCGCCGACGCGGCACGCCAAGCCGAACGACAAGACGCAATCGCTCGCGAAGCCATCGTGCAAGAGTTGCGTATCCTCGACAGCAAATTGGCACGGCTATCGCGTGTTCGCTGGCTTCGGAGCCGGGCCAAGGAACTGCGAGATCAGCTGCGTGCGATGCGAACCCCGGTACAAACCGCATCACCGCTTGCCCAAACCGCAAGCCGTTGGCTGGTCCGTTTGTCCGGCGGACGCCTTCGCAGCGTTTCCTGGCAAACCGAGCGTATTTCGCAACCGTTGCTGAACGATCCGGTAGCGCCCCCCAGTCAGTCGGCTGCGACGGTGCACGACATCACTCGCGTGTTCATTGACGGACGCGACGAATCACGCTGCAGCAATACCCAGCGTGCGTTGACCGTGATCGCGGTCCGAATGGCAGCGGGCGAACTGCTTGCCCGGCTCGGCAAACCGGTTCCTGTGGTGCTTGAGATTCCTCGTTCGTTGCCAGCCTATGTCAATCATTCCATCGACGGTGATCGACCTGCAGCCACCGCGGATACCTCGTTTTATCACCACAGTCACGATGGTCGTTTGAATCATCCGATCGCCGCGGCGCTTCGCGATTATGCCGGCGCAGGCCGTCAGATCGTGTTGCTAACCAGTGACCAAAATTTGACAGACGAGCTGGCTCGTGTTGGTGGCCGCTGCTTTGCATTGCGAGCCGACCGCGTGGTGCATGCTCACCGTCCACTGTGGAAACCGCACTATGCGACGGAGCAATATATCGGCCCGCATCCTCATACTTATGGCGACCACCTCGTGGGTGAACACCCTTCCTATCAAACCGACGATTATCGCGTGAACGATATCAACCGTGATCTCGACATGGCTTGGCGAGAAACCTACGGGGCAAGCGTTAACGCCGAGGCCGCTGCCCCATCGCACCATCGCGCTGCGAATCAGTTTTACGGCAGCCATCCCGTGCGAACCGATGCGGCTCGTGACGGAGCCATGTTCCGCGATGGCTACTACTACGCCGACACCTACACGACATCCGCTCCGCACTCGATCGACGCCACGGTGGTGCCGCGGCGAAACAGCGTGCCCCAAGATCGTATCGTCACCGACCGCGGCCAATTGAATGTGATGCGTCATGGCGAGTCGTCAGATCCTGCTTTTTTTTTAACAGTCGACAGCCCTATTGATCAGGCGCCCTCGATCGATGCCGTCGCCGCCGCCCGACTGCGGGGATTGATGGTGACGCACATCACCCATTTGATGCAGCAAGATCCCAATCGTTTGTCCGACGCGTTGGGATTGGCAAGCGTGGATGCTTCGACCATCCGTCGTTGGCAAAGTGAGTGCCGGTTGGTTTGCCGCGTGCCCAAGCTTCGCGGTTTTGACGCTCGCGTGTTGGTTGGCTGCGGAGTGACCGATCCCGCGCAGCTAGCGTCGATCCATCCCACCGACTTGCTGCAACGTGTCGAAGATTTCTTGGCGACCGAGCAGGGCCAAAAGGTATTGCTGAGCGGCAGCAGTCGTGAACTTTCACGAATCACCAGCTGGATTGCCGCGGCTAACAGCTGGGGTCCCGAAAAAGGCCCCCGCTATGTCGATGGCCGAGCGATTCGAAAAACCAATCGTCAATCGCGTCGCACTAGCGATCGCTCGCAATTCAGTGATCACCAAGGCCTCGGCTACGACGATCTGGACGATGCCGAAGTCCGTTACGGCATTGTGACGATCAACGGGTACCGTCGCGACCACGACGGTCTGCGTGTTGCCCGCGACCGCTCAGCCCGATCCGACTCAGCCCGATCCGACTCAGCCCGATCCGACTCGACTCGATCCAGCTCAGCACGATCCAGCTCGCGGCGTTCCAGCTCGATGCGATCGGGTACGACTCGTTCGCTTCGCCGCGGCCGCACCACGGAATCAAATCGTCGCCGTTACTCGGAATCCAACGACGACCGATCATCGCGTCTGGCGGGTCTGAGTGCTCGCTCGGGCAACCGCGAAACCCGACAAGCCGATTCGAATGAGGAATCGAATTACCGTGACTCGCGAAACCGCGACGGATACAACTCTGACCAAACAACTCACGGGGAATCAAGTCAGTCGTCGCGTGGCGAACGATCGCGTCGTCGCCGCTCGAACCGCGACGGTTCAACGTCCAAACGCGATGTCGTCCGTTTGTCCGACCGTGAAGCCCAGCCTGAGTCGCGTTCCTTTGACCGCAGCGACCGCGAGCCTCGTGAATCACGTGAGCTACGTGAATCTCATGAGCGACGCGAATCGCGTTCGATGCGAGATCGATCCGAGACGCGAGCCGTCAAATCGCGTGAACCTCGCGACACCGAATCGGAGCTTCGCTTTTACCTACAACGAGACAGCCCGGTCGTGGACGCACCATCGATTGGCCCACGTATGGCCGACCGTTTGAGCAAGATTGGAATCCATACGGTTGACGATTTGCTGAACGCCGATCCAGATCGCGTCGCAGACAAACTTGGCAATCGCCGCATCGATGGCGACATCGTGTTGGCTTGGCAACAACAGGCGACGCTGGTTTGCCGGATCCCGATGCTTCGCGGACATGATGCACAACTGCTGGTCGCAGCCGAGATCACCAGTCCCGAAGAATTGGCGGACCAAGAGGTCGAGGAACTGTTCGGCCGAGTGGACCCGATCAGCCGCAGTCGTGAAGGCAAACGGATCATTCGCGGCGGCAAGCTTCCCGACAAGGAAGAAGTCGGCGAATGGATCCGCAACGCCAAAGTGAACCGAGAACTGTTGGTCGCCTGA
- the tilS gene encoding tRNA lysidine(34) synthetase TilS: MTANSPPPEIWDQLCQSILRAWPRFRWSGVGVVIGCSGGADSVALVRAMHHLRQQPGADPPSGFLTIAHFNHATRGAESDRDESFVRSLADQLDLPIVAQRSEQTDARDEESLRKMRLRFLQETAEQQGARYVAVAHSSDDNVETVLHHLLRGTGPTGLAGIRPYRSLGQDTVLIRPLLSVSRDCIRTALGAIHQPWCEDSSNASRDYRRNWIRHELIPLIQSQYPDASEAISRAAATQRDWVQTIESMADDWRMQHVHVGDTVVIDRDRETDPSVIIRAMQQLWSTQGWPMQGMSHSHWQRIFQYVSETQAGVCMLPGAIRMESTDECVVLQRDG; encoded by the coding sequence ATGACTGCCAACTCGCCCCCCCCGGAAATCTGGGATCAATTATGCCAATCGATTCTGCGGGCGTGGCCTCGATTTCGTTGGTCCGGCGTCGGCGTCGTGATTGGTTGTAGCGGAGGTGCCGACAGTGTGGCGCTAGTGCGAGCGATGCATCATTTGCGACAGCAACCTGGGGCCGATCCGCCCAGCGGATTTTTGACGATTGCTCATTTCAATCATGCCACTCGCGGAGCGGAGTCGGATCGTGATGAGTCGTTCGTCCGATCATTGGCCGACCAGCTCGATTTGCCGATCGTCGCGCAGCGGTCGGAGCAAACCGACGCTCGCGACGAGGAATCGCTGCGAAAAATGCGGCTGCGATTTCTACAAGAAACGGCCGAACAGCAGGGAGCTCGCTATGTCGCGGTGGCGCATTCGTCGGACGACAATGTCGAAACGGTCCTGCACCACCTGCTCAGAGGGACGGGGCCGACCGGGTTGGCAGGGATCCGGCCGTACCGATCCTTAGGACAGGATACGGTATTGATTCGCCCGTTGCTGAGCGTCTCGCGAGATTGCATTCGGACGGCACTCGGTGCAATTCACCAGCCGTGGTGTGAAGATTCAAGCAATGCAAGTCGGGATTACCGACGCAATTGGATTCGACACGAATTAATCCCGCTGATCCAGTCGCAGTATCCCGATGCGAGTGAAGCGATTTCCAGAGCCGCTGCGACCCAGCGTGATTGGGTCCAGACGATCGAATCGATGGCCGATGATTGGCGAATGCAGCACGTGCACGTCGGTGACACGGTGGTGATCGACCGCGATCGAGAAACCGACCCCAGTGTGATCATCAGGGCGATGCAGCAATTGTGGTCGACACAGGGGTGGCCGATGCAAGGCATGTCGCACTCGCATTGGCAGCGGATATTTCAGTACGTGTCCGAAACCCAGGCCGGTGTTTGTATGCTGCCGGGCGCGATCCGAATGGAGTCCACCGACGAATGCGTTGTCTTGCAACGCGATGGCTGA
- the rny gene encoding ribonuclease Y produces the protein MLASSETTILYSAFSFLVGAAIVWGITQRINAVRRTVQQQAAEKLVEAARREGETLRNQAIVDGKESVLSIKAEAEREIAAERKQLLQREAKLDRREETLEQQEDGLRKQQRGLESTQQRLDAQLRAATEQRNRLEKTIKEQQALLEKASGMTREEASQTLLSSLEQDLESEIGSVLLKHQKRLSETVKAQGREMLLTAIQRFASAHTAESTTSTVDVPSDDMKGRIIGREGRNIRAFEKATGVDVIIDDTPGVVIVSGFDPVRREIARQSLTRLISDGRIHPSRIEDVVEETTKEIDDMIIQKGREAADEVNVSGLHDRVIQMLGRLHFRTSYSQNVLRHSVEVAFISGLLAEMLGMDGDLARRCGLLHDIGKAADHELEGGHPKIGADILRRSNEGPEVVHAALGHHDDIVTEHPYTMLVATGDACSASRPGARRESLERYIKRMEELESIATRFNGVRQAFAISAGRELRVIVNSDRTSDEEAATICRNIAKAFEKELTYPGEIKVTVLRESRFTETAK, from the coding sequence ATGCTCGCATCTTCCGAAACCACGATTCTTTACTCGGCCTTTTCGTTTTTGGTCGGGGCCGCGATCGTTTGGGGCATCACCCAACGAATCAATGCGGTTCGACGCACGGTCCAGCAACAGGCGGCTGAAAAGCTAGTCGAAGCGGCTCGCCGCGAAGGCGAAACGCTTCGCAACCAAGCGATTGTCGATGGCAAAGAATCGGTGCTTAGCATCAAGGCCGAAGCCGAACGGGAAATCGCCGCCGAACGCAAACAATTGCTTCAGCGAGAAGCCAAACTTGACCGTCGCGAAGAGACGCTGGAACAGCAAGAAGACGGGCTGAGAAAGCAACAACGCGGACTCGAAAGCACTCAGCAGCGACTCGATGCGCAGCTGCGCGCGGCCACCGAACAGCGAAACCGGCTCGAAAAGACGATCAAAGAACAGCAAGCGTTGCTGGAAAAGGCAAGTGGGATGACTCGCGAAGAGGCGTCGCAGACCTTGCTTTCGTCGTTGGAACAGGACCTTGAATCGGAAATCGGTTCAGTCCTGCTGAAGCATCAGAAACGACTTAGCGAGACCGTCAAGGCGCAAGGACGCGAGATGCTGTTGACCGCGATCCAGCGATTCGCATCGGCTCATACCGCCGAATCCACCACCAGCACGGTCGATGTGCCCAGCGACGACATGAAAGGCCGGATCATCGGTCGCGAAGGCCGTAATATCCGCGCGTTTGAAAAGGCCACCGGCGTCGATGTCATTATCGATGATACGCCCGGTGTGGTGATCGTCAGCGGGTTTGATCCGGTTCGCCGCGAGATCGCTCGTCAATCGCTGACACGGCTGATCAGCGACGGTCGCATCCACCCATCACGCATCGAGGACGTCGTCGAGGAAACGACCAAAGAGATCGACGACATGATCATCCAAAAGGGGCGTGAAGCCGCCGATGAGGTGAATGTCAGCGGATTGCACGATCGTGTGATCCAAATGCTCGGTCGATTGCATTTCCGTACTTCGTACAGCCAAAATGTGCTCCGCCACAGTGTCGAAGTCGCCTTCATTTCCGGCTTGCTTGCCGAGATGTTGGGAATGGATGGCGATTTGGCTCGTCGCTGTGGATTGCTGCATGACATCGGAAAAGCAGCCGATCATGAACTCGAAGGCGGCCACCCCAAGATCGGCGCCGATATTCTACGACGCTCCAACGAGGGCCCCGAAGTCGTGCACGCAGCCTTGGGGCATCACGACGATATCGTTACCGAGCATCCCTATACGATGTTGGTGGCCACCGGCGATGCTTGCAGTGCCAGCCGTCCGGGTGCGAGACGCGAATCGCTCGAGCGCTACATCAAACGGATGGAAGAACTCGAGTCGATTGCGACTCGCTTTAACGGCGTTCGACAAGCGTTTGCGATCAGCGCGGGTCGTGAACTTCGAGTGATCGTTAACAGCGACCGCACGAGCGATGAAGAGGCGGCCACGATTTGTCGCAACATCGCCAAGGCGTTCGAGAAAGAGCTGACCTATCCTGGCGAAATCAAGGTCACCGTGCTGCGTGAATCACGATTTACCGAAACCGCGAAATAA
- a CDS encoding AAA family ATPase → MAANEWAWLPTPRKDILPTIQAALRKRFVFCDVIADLLSAACYEPCNVLLWGPGGHGKSEMAVTALRALGLRDEEIFIQSFGEGMSEDRLWGGPDMASLDTCVRYDTTRSFLAPQYKVVIFEELFDAPAQALLPLKDVLTRRAFMNGTERVEMSAKVVIACTNKDPREFAEGSDAVQALMERFLLQKEVRWPGYEAKHYRELFAKVRRGSSMGGKQLQTMLSKVIAGLNEEKTFIMSPRMAIQSLEVVSNAAKIHGDMTITAEAFQSIRFVQGMQSYTADLARRIERQLPDEKISIRLTEADFTHHDDGPLKTPRNQIPALISESLSSRFIHCDEIVQVLTHAFFQPCNVLLWGPGGHGKSDMVMTALKKLGYLENEIFLQSFGEGMTEDRLWGGPNIAKLDECLEYDTDRSFLPFEVVILEEILDASSQALLPLKDVLTRRVFMNGNKSVPMRSQAIVACTNKDPRQFAKDSDAVKALLERFPLQLEVRWPSYDQADYEALFSKTNPDAGPDRRKLNRIYAHVIANLNDDRDSGFQISPRIALGGLRLAANSVGRHQRKKMIVDDILTIRNVQGMESYKKDVESLIRAALREGGVEVLLSDIDERARQLRGKMQDINLKFTSAKDLDDEARGDVNDEAISDMVDLMSTMDALKHELFSIEVSDPMLIKWKKRSEAAVDEVAAEIEAGR, encoded by the coding sequence TTGGCCGCAAATGAATGGGCATGGTTGCCAACCCCACGCAAAGACATCCTGCCAACGATCCAGGCGGCGCTGCGGAAACGCTTCGTATTCTGTGACGTAATCGCAGACCTATTGTCGGCGGCCTGTTACGAACCGTGCAACGTGCTGCTGTGGGGGCCCGGGGGCCATGGCAAATCCGAGATGGCGGTCACGGCCCTGCGCGCTCTCGGGCTGCGAGACGAAGAGATTTTCATTCAATCCTTTGGCGAAGGGATGAGCGAAGACCGGTTGTGGGGCGGCCCTGACATGGCGTCGCTTGACACTTGTGTCCGCTATGACACGACCCGCTCGTTCCTGGCACCGCAATACAAAGTCGTCATCTTTGAAGAGTTGTTTGACGCTCCGGCCCAAGCCCTGCTGCCACTAAAAGATGTGTTGACACGTCGCGCGTTCATGAACGGAACCGAGCGAGTCGAGATGTCGGCCAAGGTGGTGATCGCGTGCACGAACAAAGATCCGCGTGAATTCGCCGAAGGCAGCGATGCGGTACAGGCGTTGATGGAGCGTTTTCTGCTGCAAAAGGAAGTCCGCTGGCCCGGCTACGAAGCCAAACATTATCGCGAACTGTTCGCCAAAGTACGCCGAGGGTCGAGCATGGGCGGCAAACAATTGCAAACGATGCTGTCCAAGGTGATCGCAGGACTCAACGAAGAGAAAACGTTCATCATGTCGCCTCGCATGGCGATCCAGTCCCTCGAAGTCGTCAGCAACGCGGCAAAGATTCATGGCGACATGACGATTACCGCCGAAGCCTTCCAGAGCATTCGATTTGTACAAGGGATGCAGTCGTATACGGCCGATCTAGCGAGACGGATTGAGCGGCAATTGCCAGACGAAAAAATCAGCATCCGCCTGACCGAAGCCGATTTTACGCACCACGACGACGGGCCTCTCAAAACACCTCGCAATCAAATTCCCGCCCTCATTTCGGAAAGCCTTTCGTCGCGTTTTATCCACTGTGACGAAATCGTCCAAGTGTTGACGCACGCGTTCTTCCAACCTTGCAATGTGTTGCTGTGGGGCCCGGGCGGTCACGGCAAATCCGACATGGTGATGACGGCGCTGAAAAAATTGGGGTATCTCGAAAACGAAATTTTCTTGCAATCCTTTGGCGAAGGAATGACCGAAGATCGTTTGTGGGGCGGCCCCAATATTGCCAAGCTGGACGAGTGCTTGGAATACGATACCGACCGCTCGTTCCTGCCGTTCGAAGTCGTCATCCTCGAAGAGATTCTCGACGCGTCGTCGCAAGCACTGTTGCCGCTAAAAGATGTTTTGACGCGTCGCGTTTTCATGAATGGCAACAAGTCCGTGCCGATGCGATCCCAGGCGATTGTCGCTTGCACCAACAAAGACCCTCGGCAATTCGCCAAGGACAGCGATGCGGTCAAAGCACTGCTTGAACGATTTCCGCTGCAATTAGAAGTCCGCTGGCCCTCGTATGATCAAGCGGACTACGAGGCATTGTTCAGCAAAACCAATCCCGATGCGGGCCCTGACCGCCGCAAACTCAACCGCATCTACGCGCACGTGATCGCCAATTTGAATGACGATCGAGACAGCGGCTTTCAAATCTCTCCGCGAATTGCGCTTGGGGGACTGCGACTCGCAGCCAACAGCGTCGGTCGTCATCAACGAAAAAAGATGATCGTCGATGACATTTTGACCATCCGCAACGTTCAGGGAATGGAGTCTTACAAAAAAGACGTTGAATCGCTGATTCGTGCGGCGTTACGCGAAGGCGGTGTCGAGGTTTTGCTAAGCGACATCGACGAGCGAGCCCGACAACTGCGTGGCAAGATGCAAGATATCAATCTGAAATTCACCTCCGCCAAAGATCTCGACGACGAAGCGCGCGGCGACGTTAATGACGAAGCGATCTCGGACATGGTCGATTTGATGAGCACCATGGATGCACTGAAACATGAATTGTTCAGCATCGAAGTCTCGGACCCGATGCTGATCAAATGGAAAAAACGCTCTGAAGCTGCAGTCGACGAGGTTGCTGCGGAGATCGAGGCGGGGAGATAG
- a CDS encoding DUF1559 domain-containing protein, translated as MTSSTGRTLNLAAPNQLKHCYRTARRCGFTTVELFGVLLIITVLVWMLLPAVQAAREQARRTSCANNLMQVGLGVQAYHEAFTQFPVQLSGTDSGAAAGKDNDRRLSIFVGLLPFLDQQAAWDEIQKTRPFDDSFGYGMMSMYPDDESMYPEDEFESESESNEPWVAGGPEPFVGEYEPWHWEIAVYRCPSDPGTGEPGFGRTNYAACFGDGMVAADSGPLRKVDETFVYDETLAEQTQAAMRGVFVPRVVTRRSDITDGLANTILLGEIATDLGDKDIRTSPISGPGPELRDHPNWARDMAMLVDPERPQFWLVQAGTTELSLVGDVGRGFRWADGMPLYSGFNTILPPNREITLEQDKDDSWGVLTASSRHQGGVHVCFADNSVRFISDNIDAGNDSNPSVYAGSPNPAGSKSPYGLWGALGTRSSSELSLLPPASAIP; from the coding sequence ATGACATCCTCGACGGGGCGAACTTTGAATCTCGCCGCGCCGAATCAGCTCAAGCATTGTTATCGCACGGCACGCCGCTGCGGTTTCACGACGGTTGAGCTGTTTGGCGTGTTGCTGATCATCACCGTATTGGTTTGGATGTTGTTGCCGGCGGTGCAAGCAGCACGAGAACAGGCACGGCGAACGAGTTGTGCCAACAATCTGATGCAAGTCGGGCTGGGCGTGCAGGCCTACCACGAGGCGTTCACGCAGTTTCCGGTGCAGTTGTCGGGGACCGACAGTGGTGCCGCGGCAGGCAAAGACAACGATCGCCGGCTCAGCATCTTTGTCGGATTGTTGCCGTTTTTGGACCAACAGGCGGCCTGGGACGAGATCCAGAAAACTCGCCCGTTTGATGATTCTTTCGGCTACGGCATGATGTCGATGTATCCCGACGATGAATCGATGTATCCCGAGGACGAATTCGAAAGCGAGTCAGAGTCAAACGAACCGTGGGTAGCCGGTGGCCCGGAACCGTTCGTGGGTGAGTACGAACCGTGGCATTGGGAGATTGCGGTGTACCGTTGTCCAAGCGACCCGGGCACGGGCGAGCCTGGGTTTGGCCGGACCAATTACGCCGCCTGTTTCGGCGATGGCATGGTGGCCGCAGATTCAGGGCCACTGCGAAAGGTCGACGAGACGTTTGTGTACGATGAAACGTTGGCCGAGCAAACTCAAGCTGCGATGCGTGGTGTGTTCGTGCCACGCGTGGTGACGCGACGTAGTGATATCACCGATGGTTTGGCCAACACCATCTTGTTAGGTGAAATCGCCACCGATCTTGGTGATAAAGATATTCGAACGTCGCCGATATCAGGTCCCGGTCCGGAGCTGCGAGATCATCCCAATTGGGCGCGTGACATGGCCATGTTGGTGGATCCCGAACGTCCTCAGTTTTGGTTGGTGCAAGCGGGGACAACCGAGCTCAGTTTGGTTGGCGACGTGGGGCGAGGATTTCGTTGGGCCGATGGGATGCCGTTGTATTCGGGGTTCAACACGATTCTGCCCCCCAATCGCGAAATCACCTTGGAACAAGACAAGGACGACAGTTGGGGCGTGTTAACGGCCAGCAGTCGTCATCAAGGTGGCGTTCACGTTTGCTTTGCGGATAACAGTGTGCGGTTTATCAGCGACAACATCGACGCGGGCAACGACAGCAATCCTTCGGTGTACGCTGGCAGCCCCAATCCGGCTGGCAGCAAGAGTCCGTACGGTTTGTGGGGAGCACTGGGAACACGTTCCAGTAGCGAGCTGAGCTTGTTGCCCCCCGCGTCCGCAATCCCATAG